A section of the Nitrospirota bacterium genome encodes:
- a CDS encoding methyl-accepting chemotaxis protein — protein SAASQEQASGIDQVNKAIMQMDETTQQNAALVEEATSASQSMKEQAKELMTQVASFKMSGTSDASHVKREAPASRGTSGSGTRYASRDTHHAAPKPLLKKLAAVASSSGKDREFEEF, from the coding sequence TCTCGGCGGCTTCGCAGGAGCAGGCCAGCGGGATCGACCAGGTGAACAAGGCGATCATGCAGATGGACGAAACGACGCAGCAGAACGCGGCCTTGGTGGAAGAGGCGACCAGCGCCAGCCAGTCCATGAAGGAGCAGGCCAAGGAACTCATGACCCAGGTGGCCTCGTTCAAGATGAGCGGGACCAGTGACGCGTCGCACGTGAAGCGTGAAGCGCCTGCAAGTCGTGGAACATCCGGCTCTGGAACGAGATACGCTTCACGAGATACGCATCACGCGGCACCGAAGCCGTTGCTCAAGAAACTGGCTGCGGTTGCCTCCAGCAGCGGCAAGGATCGCGAGTTCGAGGAATTTTAG